One Mercenaria mercenaria strain notata chromosome 12, MADL_Memer_1, whole genome shotgun sequence DNA segment encodes these proteins:
- the LOC123533924 gene encoding NACHT and WD repeat domain-containing protein 2-like, with protein MQRRASLLVDQESGCPFRIRHLDDVIDSDTTDLYRKEKERSLRYNHLNAEQYDVVDKLIRGGIRPEFVPCQKPKVVRMFVCSSGPDFESEINYLFENVYPLLRQYCRDNHGIDFQLADMYWGNPSLPSTDPHKMATVYEELRHCQEISMGPNFIAFVGQKYGTFHLPLTVLASDMEEIKDALLESGSDDTLLNKWYEKDLNVAPNIYRLKKPRSEDGQDLDEDYQEIIKLLQSGSTKSENITSVQCSTSDFENLLQSGMLRLSREERDKNCIVYMRNIRNIDERLNAKNAGNFVDLEDGNSKRDIDKTNKINVLRGFVEKCVTSSNIVQSEIELNGCTLDEQQSGQYISNIGKHFYSTVVRLVNEQIERENKLCEDPLIHELSLHWNYAKQSYSPFIGREEVLNAIKGYLLSDTDQPLVLCSESGTGKSTLIAKAANDINEAVINSDLSMPTAVVVRFIGETGHCEDVQPLLYHLCHQLAFITGRYRQDIPSDYLALKNYFIDLIQRGEYGGMIVILIDALNKLSTTDNGHKLDWLPSRIASNVKIIVTVDSDDEEIMKRLENKVDEGIIAMPEFSPNECENTLKALMSGNKQSVNYNQWKRIQLSFSSCSTPLFSRLVYAEISQWSSFDDISTNMIEHSTDDFIKRIFVSLEQKHGSNLVRRILGYLTAAKNGLSELEMEDILSLDDKLLNSIFVNNNEYPHIRRIPHIHWSCLRQELQPYLCCNQSDGIATFRWRYRRFAQLAEERYCQESISTLYSNMADYYIGTWSGTIRKPFKHPTVLMAKYKLVERDGECCRFVPTQPLSFGENMVCNSRKLSQLPYLLVQSERFDDLKSDVLCNYEWIASKLRITSIQQVIADFEMYEDREIKLVGDALRMSKSAISVDRNALGMELTGRLLPHIYKYPSIKELIRQCDLDAQRCCPLVANCQIYSAPGGPLQYECDIGANVNCSVDIDVFTSPDGILLTAKPFYSTRLRVWELANGDERPDIMLPLGDVKPTKDGRYINIFVDDRSIKTYRSNCGVLHGEVEFGHGKISQVKVSNKYIAFTQYKGAGPCVVDIERSEILHKFKYHTHAVAITEDEKYVAFNAERNILLYELPVMQRKCVATASDVAHEILFVNDIPKCFVLTKTKIVESISFDVINRKFKCKGILTDMNAKKCVLSNLRQLLIVQCDKILHVIDTVTDKVRTRFQKLPAGVFVDSNSTFSGAGFTPDDSMIVATRYTYLIVWDAETCAPIRVLQTAVSPMVQLFTSDSVNKVVTLLKNNSFQVWDLENLDRDTEHSAEVHQGAVQTLAVSSAADYIMSTDDKTPDAKLVCLSTGDVMDTLQHSENSGDRLTEVLMSPDGLYAATRAKLEHTNSLSYMTFEPLTDDVMWELETASKVFHAISNRYIVFSPQSGTAAFVTCAFYNSCDWSENIYNVFIVYPETSTNYTIDFPYHTEFVAPPKIVYKGGNNYFAAIVQTCKKTFDNNTKKEQSRWTEVRLLVQKITPNQNPSDQVLLRVQNLVDDVDDTDEFLDLIPVFDGNVIAVYAKDIDMYEFVTDKGIIPPKCTRKGAILFDVEGQTALRHIPLFLETKSKLEGLQISSQNCFILDSDLRVFKYDNFSFYQHIQCCKFAPNCTKFALNGRYIIGISENQRDILVVRTSDDKKVGSMFVHGKATCLRVADDDRTVIVGCEDGRIMILSLILEMADPLREHIEKLPSRSEEPVQNNLIINDVHRLSLSTPDQQRLSARLRKASIAEERRPPSYTTLHRAVTISRMSSRERSPNACAQQ; from the exons AATCCGGATGTCCATTTCGTATACGCCATCTTGATGACGTCATTGATAGTGATACGACCGATTTGTACCGGAAGGAAAAGGAGAGGTCCCTTAGATACAATCATCTAAATGCAGAGCAGTACGATGTTGTAGACAAACTCATACGTGGAGGGATTCGCCCAGAATTTGTGCCATGCCAAAAGCCAAAAGTAGTTCGCATGTTTGTGTGTTCTTCGGGACCTG ATTTTGAGTCGGAGATAAATTATCTTTTCGAGAATGTATATCCGCTACTGCGTCAATATTGCCGAGATAACCATGGTATCGACTTTCAG CTGGCAGATATGTACTGGGGCAATCCTAGCTTGCCGTCTACAGACCCACACAAAATGGCGACGGTATATGAGGAATTACGACACTGCCAGGAAATTTCCATGGGACCAAACTTTATT gcATTCGTTGGACAAAAATACGGTACATTTCATTTGCCACTGACCGTATTGGCATCCGACATGGAAGAGATAAAGGATGCGCTGCTGGAAAGCGGAAGTGACGACACATTGCTGAACAAGTGGTATGAGAAAGATCTCAATGTGGCACCAAATATATATCGTCTTAAAAAGCCTCGTTCAGAAG ATGGACAAGATTTGGACGAAGATTATCAAGAAATCATTAAACTGCTTCAGAGTGGCTCAACCAAGTCTGAAAACATAACATCTGTGCAATGTAGCACTTCTG aTTTTGAGAACCTGCTACAGAGTGGGATGTTACGGTTAAGCCGTGAGGAGAGGGACAAGAACTGTATTGTTTACATGCGCAATATCAGGAATATTGATGAGAGACTAAACGCTAAAAATGCTGGCAACTTCGTCGATCTCGAAGATGGTAACAGTAAAAGGGACatagacaaaacaaataaaataaacgtACTGAGAGGTTTCGTTGAAAAATGTGTAACTTCTTCAAACATAGTTCAATCTGAAATTGAATTAAACGGATGTACCCTGGATGAACAACAGTCAGGACAATACATTTCAAATATAGGGAAGCATTTTTATTCTACAGTAGTTAGATTAGTAAATGAGCAGATTGAAAGGGAAAATAAACTGTGCGAGGATCCGCTCATTCATGAGTTGTCTCTCCATTGGAATTATGCCAAGCAGAGTTACTCCCCATTTATCGGTAGGGAAGAAGTTTTGAACGCTATCAAAGGATATCTCCTTTCTGATACAGACCAACCACTTGTATTATGTAGTGAGAGTGGGACTGGAAAGTCAACACTGATCGCCAAGGCTGCAAATGACATCAACGAAGCTGTGATAAATTCAGATCTATCCATGCCAACTGCGGTAGTAGTAAGATTTATAGGCGAGACGGGTCATTGTGAAGACGTGCAGCCATTATTGTACCACCTGTGTCACCAGCTTGCATTCATTACGGGGAGATACAGACAGGACATTCCATCGGATTATCTTGCACtgaaaaattatttcattgaCTTAATACAGAGAGGAGAGTATGGAGGAATGATCGTGATTTTGATAGACGCATTAAACAAACTATCAACCACTGATAATGGACATAAACTGGACTGGTTGCCTTCCAGAATTGCTAGTAATGTCAAAATCATTGTCACAGTTGATTCAGATGACGAAGAAATTATGAAAAGGCTTGAAAATAAAGTAGACGAAGGTATTATTGCAATGCCTGAATTCTCACCAAATGAAtgtgaaaatactttaaaagctTTGATGAGTGGCAATAAACAATCAGTGAATTACAATCAATGGAAACGGATACAATTGTCGTTCAGTTCGTGTTCAACACCTCTCTTCTCTAGACTAGTCTATGCTGAAATTTCTCAGTGGAGCTCATTTGACGACATTTCAACAAACATGATTGAACATTCTACTGACGATTTCATCAAGAGAATATTCGTATCCCTAGAACAAAAACATGGGAGCAACCTTGTTCGCAGAATACTTGGATACCTGACAGCGGCTAAGAATGGACTCAGTGAACTTGAGATGGAAGACATATTGTCACTTGATGATAAACTTTTAAACAGCATTTTTGTCAACAACAATGAATATCCGCATATTCGTAGAATACCACATATACACTGGTCATGTTTGAGACAAGAACTACAGCCGTATTTGTGTTGTAACCAGAGCGACGGAATTGCCACATTTAGATGGAGGTATCGAAGATTTGCGCAACTAGCAGAAGAACGCTACTGTCAGGAGAGTATCTCGACCTTgtattccaatatggcggactaCTACATAGGCACGTGGAGTGGTACAATACGGAAACCATTCAAGCATCCGACTGTTCTTATGGCAAAATACAAGCTTGTTGAGCGAGACGGCGAGTGCTGCCGGTTTGTGCCAACTCAGCCACTGTCTTTCGGTGAGAACATGGTATGTAATTCGCGGAAGTTGTCACAGCTTCCTTATCTTCTAGTCCAAAGTGAGCGTTTTGATGATCTGAAATCAGATGTTTTGTGTAACTACGAATGGATAGCCTCAAAACTACGCATTACATCCATACAACAAGTTATCGCCGACTTTGAGATGTACGAAGACCGAGAAATAAAACTCGTAGGGGACGCACTACGCATGTCAAAATCAGCCATTTCCGTCGATCGGAATGCTTTGGGCATGGAACTTACAGGCAGACTTCTTCCGCATATTTACAAGTATCCGAGTATTAAGGAGCTGATACGCCAATGCGATCTCGATGCACAACGTTGCTGCCCATTGGTAGCAAACTGTCAGATTTACAGCGCCCCTGGTGGCCCTCTCCAGTATGAATGTGACATAGGAGCTAACGTTAATTGCTCAGTAGATATTGATGTGTTCACCAGTCCTGATGGGATACTCCTAACTGCCAAACCTTTCTATAGCACCCGGCTTCGTGTCTGGGAACTTGCAAACGGTGATGAAAGACCAGATATAATGTTACCGCTTGGTGACGTCAAACCTACCAAAGATGGCCGCTACATCAACATTTTTGTTGATGATAGATCAATTAAAACTTATAGGTCTAACTGTGGTGTTCTTCACGGAGAAGTTGAATTCGGTCACGGTAAAATCTCACAGGTTAAAGTGTCAAATAAATACATAGCCTTTACTCAGTATAAAGGTGCCGGGCCGTGCGTTGTCGACATAGAAAGAAGTGAGATTTTACACAAGTTCAAATACCACACGCACGCCGTTGCAATAACTGAAGACGAAAAGTATGTTGCATTTAATgctgaaagaaacattttattgtaTGAATTGCCAGTTATGCAAAGAAAATGTGTCGCTACGGCATCTGATGTTGCTCATGAGATCCTGTTTGTAAATGACATACCAAAATGTTTCGTTCTGACGAAAACAAAGATAGTTGAGTCGATATCTTTCGATGTTATCAACAGAAAATTTAAGTGCAAAGGAATTTTAACTGACATGAATGCAAAGAAATGTGTTTTGTCAAATTTGCGGCAACTTCTGATTGTACAGTGCGATAAAATCTTGCATGTAATTGACACTGTCACTGACAAAGTTAGGACTAGATTCCAGAAACTACCTGCAGGAGTGTTCGTTGATAGTAATTCAACATTCAGTGGTGCGGGTTTCACACCAGACGATAGTATGATTGTGGCAACGCGTTACACATACCTTATCGTCTGGGACGCTGAAACATGTGCGCCAATACGTGTTCTACAAACCGCAGTTTCTCCAATGGTACAACTGTTTACATCGGACTCTGTTAACAAAGTTGTGACCCTTCTGAAGAACAACAGTTTCCAAGTGTGGGATTTAGAGAATCTTGATCGCGACACGGAACATTCCGCTGAAGTCCACCAGGGGGCAGTGCAAACGTTAGCTGTGTCGTCTGCTGCGGACTATATAATGTCAACTGATGACAAAACACCAGATGCGAAACTCGTCTGTCTATCGACCGGTGATGTCATGGACACACTCCAACACAGTGAAAACTCTGGCGATCGCCTCACGGAGGTTCTCATGTCACCAGACGGTCTTTATGCAGCAACAAGAGCCAAACTTGAACATACAAATTCTTTGTCGTACATGACATTTGAACCATTGACAGATGACGTCATGTGGGAGCTGGAAACCGCATCCAAAGTGTTCCATGCAATTTCAAACAG gtATATTGTATTTAGCCCACAATCAGGAACAGCAGCTTTTGTCACGTGTGCGTTCTATAACAGCTGCGACTGGAGCGAGAATATCTACAACGTGTTTATTGTCTACCCAGAAACCTCCACCAATTACACAATAGACTTCCCGTACCACACTGAGTTTGTCGCTCCACCGAAGATCGTCTACAAGGGTGGTAACAACTACTTTGCGGCTATCGTACAAACCTGTAAGAAAACCTTTGATAACAACACCAAAAAGGAGCAGTCGAGGTGGACAGAAGTGCGGCTGCTTGTTCAGAAGATCACACCAAACCAGAATCCATCTGATCAGGTTCTTCTACGTGTGCAAAATTTGGTTGACGATGTTGATGATACTGATGAATTTCTGGACTTGATCCCAGTATTTGATGGTAACGTTATCGCTGTGTACGCGAAAGATATTGATATGTACGAGTTTGTCACAGACAAAGGTATCATACCACCAAAATGTACAAGAAAGGGTGCCATATTGTTCGACGTTGAAGGACAGACTGCTCTAAGGCACATTCCTCTTTTCCTGGAAACGAAATCTAAACTTGAGGGCTTGCAGATATCTAGTCAGAACTGCTTCATCCTTGACAGTGATTTGCGGGTGtttaaatatgacaattttagtTTCTACCAACACATTCAGTGCTGCAAATTTGCTCCAAATTGCACTAAATTTGCACTAAATGGTCGATACATTATAGGCATATCGGAAAACCAACGGGACATTTTAGTTGTAAGAACCTCAGATGATAAGAAAGTTGGCTCGATGTTTGTGCATGGTAAAGCTACATGTCTGAGGGTTGCCGATGACGACAGGACTGTTATCGTCGGATGTGAAGACGGGAGGATCATGATTCTAAGCTTAATTCTTGAAATGGCAGATCCTTTACGGGAACACATTGAGAAATTGCCAAGTCGAAGCGAAGAACCAGTCCAAAATAATTTGATTATAAATGATGTCCATCGGCTGTCGTTGTCAACGCCAGATCAACAGCGTCTTTCCGCTCGGCTAAGAAAAGCATCGATTGCAGAAGAAAGAAGGCCTCCATCTTACACGACATTGCATCGCGCTGTCACAATATCCAGAATGTCGAGTAGAGAACGCAGCCCTAACGCATGCGCACAACAGTAG